The Candidatus Limnocylindrales bacterium genome has a segment encoding these proteins:
- the rpmJ gene encoding 50S ribosomal protein L36 — protein sequence MKVRASVKKMCRDCKVIRRQGTVRVVCKNPRHKQRQG from the coding sequence ATGAAAGTCAGAGCGTCGGTGAAGAAGATGTGTCGCGACTGCAAGGTGATCCGCCGCCAGGGAACGGTGCGCGTGGTCTGCAAGAATCCGCGGCACAAGCAGCGGCAGGGCTGA
- the rpsM gene encoding 30S ribosomal protein S13, with protein sequence MARIAGVDLPRNKRMEVALTYIYGIGRSAAARILEISRVDPGKKSDELTDTEINAIRGAIDQNYKVEGDLRREVAMSIKRLMDLGCYRGLRHRKGLPVRGQRTHTNARTRKGPRVAIAGKKKATKK encoded by the coding sequence ATGGCCCGAATTGCAGGAGTCGATCTGCCCCGCAACAAGCGGATGGAAGTCGCGCTTACCTATATCTACGGCATCGGTCGCAGCGCCGCCGCGCGGATCCTCGAGATCTCGCGCGTCGATCCCGGCAAGAAGAGCGACGAGCTCACGGACACCGAGATCAACGCCATCCGCGGCGCCATCGACCAGAACTACAAGGTCGAGGGCGATCTGCGCCGCGAAGTGGCGATGAGCATCAAGCGGCTGATGGACCTCGGCTGCTACCGCGGGCTGCGCCACCGCAAGGGCCTGCCCGTGCGCGGCCAGCGCACGCATACCAATGCCCGCACCCGCAAGGGTCCGCGCGTGGCCATCGCCGGCAAGAAGAAGGCCACGAAGAAGTAG
- the rpsK gene encoding 30S ribosomal protein S11, which translates to MATRQQQQATAAARRKKAKRVPPEGVAHIQATFNNTMVTITDPIGNVVAWASAGQAGFKGSRKGTPFAAQQAAEKAARTSIDMGMRSVTVLVKGPGAGRESAVRALGAAGLQVITIKDVTPIPHNGCRPPKKRRV; encoded by the coding sequence ATGGCAACCAGACAGCAACAGCAGGCCACCGCCGCCGCGCGCCGGAAGAAGGCCAAGCGCGTGCCCCCCGAGGGCGTCGCGCACATCCAGGCGACCTTCAACAACACCATGGTGACGATCACCGATCCGATCGGGAACGTGGTGGCGTGGGCGAGCGCCGGACAGGCCGGCTTCAAGGGTTCGCGCAAGGGCACGCCGTTCGCGGCGCAGCAGGCGGCGGAAAAGGCCGCCCGCACCTCCATCGACATGGGCATGCGCTCGGTGACGGTGCTGGTGAAGGGGCCCGGCGCGGGACGCGAATCGGCCGTGCGGGCGCTCGGCGCCGCGGGTCTCCAGGTCATCACGATCAAGGACGTGACGCCGATCCCGCACAACGGCTGCCGCCCGCCGAAGAAGCGAAGGGTGTGA
- the rpsD gene encoding 30S ribosomal protein S4: MARYTDPVCRLCRREGMKLFLKGDRCYTDKCAIERRNYPPGQHGQGRRRKVSEYAVQLREKQRLKRWYGVMESQFRRYFEMAEAARGVTGEVLLNLLERRLDNMVYRLGMAASRAEARQLIRHRHFMVNGRRVDIPSFLVRVGDQITIAERSRAKDVFKKALEISQRRGVPEWLELDAVAFTGKIKRLPAREELTMPINERLVVELYSK, from the coding sequence ATGGCACGTTACACCGATCCAGTTTGCAGACTCTGTCGCCGCGAAGGGATGAAGCTCTTCCTCAAGGGCGACCGCTGCTACACCGACAAGTGCGCCATCGAGCGCCGCAACTATCCTCCCGGCCAGCACGGCCAGGGACGCCGCCGCAAGGTGTCCGAATACGCCGTGCAGCTGCGCGAGAAGCAGCGCCTCAAGCGCTGGTACGGCGTCATGGAGAGCCAGTTCCGGCGTTACTTCGAGATGGCCGAGGCCGCCCGAGGCGTCACCGGCGAGGTGCTGCTGAACCTGCTCGAACGCCGGCTCGACAACATGGTGTACCGGCTGGGCATGGCGGCTTCGCGCGCCGAAGCCCGCCAGCTCATCCGCCACCGCCATTTCATGGTCAACGGGCGTCGCGTCGACATCCCCTCGTTCCTGGTCCGCGTCGGCGATCAGATCACGATCGCCGAGCGCAGCCGCGCGAAGGACGTCTTCAAGAAGGCCCTGGAGATTTCGCAGCGCCGCGGCGTGCCCGAGTGGCTCGAGCTCGACGCCGTGGCCTTTACCGGAAAGATCAAGCGTCTGCCTGCCCGCGAGGAGCTGACGATGCCGATCAACGAGCGCCTCGTGGTCGAGCTCTACTCCAAGTAG